The Mycolicibacterium flavescens genomic interval GGCGTGGAGCAACGGAACCGTCGTACGGTCCTGGCTGCAGCAGCTGCTGGCCAAGGCGCTGAAGGAAGACCCGGAATTCGGTGAGATCAGCGGCTACACCGAGGATTCCGGTGAGGGCCGGTGGACCGTCGAGGAAGCCATCAGCCATCGGGTGCCGATGCCGGTGATCGCGGCGTCGCTGTTCGCACGGTTCGCCTCACGGCAGGAGGACTCGCCAGCGATGAAGGCGGTCTCTGCTCTGCGCAACCAGTTCGGTGGGCACGCGGTCAAGCGGGTCAGCGAGTCGGGGTAGGCGGTCGCGTCGTGTACGTCCGCCGCCTGGCGTTGACCGACTTTCGATCGTGGCCGCGCCTCGAACTGGATCTCGAACCCGGTCGCACCGTGTTCGTCGGTCCGAACGGCTTCGGTAAGACGAATATCGTTGAGGCGCTGTGGTATTCGTCGACGCTTGGATCACACCGGGTCGCCACCGACGGCCCCCTGATCCGGACTGGCGCCGAACGTGCGGTGGTGTCAACCATCGTCGTCAACGAAGGCCGGGAACTGTCGGTGGACCTGGAGATCACGGCCGGGCGTGCCAACAAGGCACGTATCAACCGCTCCCCCGTTCGCTCCGCGCGCGAGATTCTCGGCGTGCTGAGGGCTGTGCTGTTCGCGCCGGAGGATTTGGCGCTGGTGCGTGGAGACCCCGGTGAGCGGCGCCGCTATCTCGACGAACTCGCCACCACCCGGCGCCCGCAGGTCGCCGCGATCCGCGCGGACTACGACAAGGTGCTGCGCCAGCGGACCGCGCTGCTGAAGACGGCATCCGGCGCTCGATTCCGCGGTGACCGAGGCGTTTTCGACACCCTCGATGTGTGGGACGGCCACCTCGCCGAGAAGGGCGCGAAGCTCATCGCGGCACGGGTGGATCTGGTCAACCAACTGGCACCGGAGGTGGAGAAGGCATATCAACTGCTGGCGCCCTCGTCGCGGCCTGCGGCGATTCGCTACCGCAGCGGTGTGGACGTGGTGGAGGCAGAGGCGGCGGTGGGCACCGCTGACGCGGAGATGTTCGAGGCCGCGCTGCTCGATGCGTTGGCGCGTCGGCGGGACGCCGAACTGGAACGCGGCGTGTGCCTGGTGGGCCCGCACCGCGACGACCTCGAACTGCGGTTGGGCGATCAGGTCGCCAAAGGCTTTGCCAGCCATGGGGAATCATGGTCGATGGCGCTGTCGCTGCGGTTGGCCGCCTACGAACTGCTACGCGCCGAAGGGAGCGACCCGGTGTTGTTGCTCGACGATGTGTTCGCCGAACTGGACAAGGCGCGCAGGCAGGCACTGGCCGCCGTCGCGGCCTCGGCCGAGCAGGT includes:
- the recF gene encoding DNA replication and repair protein RecF; its protein translation is MYVRRLALTDFRSWPRLELDLEPGRTVFVGPNGFGKTNIVEALWYSSTLGSHRVATDGPLIRTGAERAVVSTIVVNEGRELSVDLEITAGRANKARINRSPVRSAREILGVLRAVLFAPEDLALVRGDPGERRRYLDELATTRRPQVAAIRADYDKVLRQRTALLKTASGARFRGDRGVFDTLDVWDGHLAEKGAKLIAARVDLVNQLAPEVEKAYQLLAPSSRPAAIRYRSGVDVVEAEAAVGTADAEMFEAALLDALARRRDAELERGVCLVGPHRDDLELRLGDQVAKGFASHGESWSMALSLRLAAYELLRAEGSDPVLLLDDVFAELDKARRQALAAVAASAEQVLVTAAVSEDVPADWDARRIGVTMRDEDSGRISVVAP